From Acidobacteriota bacterium:
AGTCCGTCGGCGCCGGGGTACGCCGCGAGGGTGAATCGCTCCAGTCGGAAGCGGATCCCGTCGCTCAGCGGACCGGGCGGAATCGGACTACGCGCCACCTCGGCCCAGCCGCCGGGCGCCCGGGATTCCCACCGCCACTGGCCGTCCGCCAGGCTGAACACCAGCGGATCGTCCGGTCCGGGCGGCGCCGTCGACGCGACCGAGCCGGCCGCCACCCGCAACCCGCCGCCCGGTGCCGCAAGCGTCAACCGCGCCGCGCCGGCCATGGGCGACAGCGCGTCGGTTGCGAACTCCCGGTCCTTCGCGGTGCGGTCCGCTTCGAGGGCCTTCCGCCAGGCGGCCGCCTGCTCCGCGGGAATGCCGCTGGAATCCCGGCCGCAGCCGGCTCCGATCACGGCCGTGGCGACCAGCAGCGCCAGCCGGCGGATCCCGCAACCGATATTCCCCCGCATCCGGATTGTGTTCATGTGGTGCGCCCCCGCAGTGATTCCGTGTTCCGGATGGTACCACGGGGGCACCGCCCAGGCAATCCGCTCGCTGCGCTCCAGGCGCCGCTGAAAAAAGGGATTGGGTTCGTTCCGCCCCTCGATTAGAATGGTTCTTCAAGCATGACCCCACGCGTCCGGCGCCGGTGCGGCCGTCTGACGGGCCCGGCCGGCAGCCTGAGCATATGAAGGAGGATGGATGCCAATCGTGCTCCGGCTTCTGCTGATTGCGACTCTTGCCGCCGCCGGCGCCGTCCTGCCGGCCCAGGATCCAGCCGCCGACATGGCGGCCGCCAAGGCCAGACTCCAGGAGATCGCCGCCGCCGTGAACCTGACGGTGGATGGCTGGGCCTGGACGCTCGACGGCCAGGCGTGGGACGATTACAAACTGGGACGGGGCTTGGATGCCTCCCGGGTGGGTGTGCGCGCCCGGATTCCCTGCCGCGAAGTCGTGGCGGGGGTGCCCGTGCTGGGCACACCCACCGTTCTCAAGCTGAAGCTGTACGCCCGCGGCCTTGTCGACGTGACCGTGCGCCAGGACGACCGCGTCGTCCAAGTTATCCGGATCGACGGCGGCGGCGACCAGGGCGTCGAAGTCGTCAAGGAAGTGTTCCTCAACGACCCGCCGCCGATCACCGGTTCCACGATCGACCTCGAAGCGGTCAACGCCGGCCGGCGGCCCCCCCGCGGCGAGTTCTGGCCGCCCCGGCGCAACCCGCTGCCCGAGACGGGACTTGTCTTTGCCATCCGGGGCGCCGAGATGGACTATCTGGAGGCCCGCCCCATGGTCGCGGCGCTCCGCGACTGGGTGGACAGCCTGCAGACCGCCGAACGGCTGATCTGGCCGGAGCTCGTCCGCTACACCTTCACCCGCCGGCCCTACCCCATCGAGGACCGCCGCGGCGTGTCCGCCGAGCGCCTGGCCCAGTTGGGCGCCGCGTACGCGCGGGCGGTGCAGGCCCTCGATTTGGACGCCGTCAAGCGCGGGAGCCGCGACCGCCTCGACGCCTCCCTGAAGCAGTCGCTGGCGGAAACCGTCGAGCTGCGCCGCTACGCCCAGGAGTTCAAGGTCCATCTCATCGGCAACGCCCACATCGACATAGCCTGGCTGTGGCGGATGGCCGAAACCCGGGAGGTGGCCCGCAACACCTTCGCCACCGTCCTGAAAAACATGGACGAATACCCCGAGCTGGTGTACGCCCAGAGCCAGGCGCTGACGTACCGCTGGATGGAAGAGCGCGACCCGCAACTCTTCCGGCAGATCGCCCAGCGTATCGCCGACGGGCGCTGGGAAGTGGTGGGTGGCACCTGGGTGGAACCCGACTGCAACCTGATCTCGGGCGAAAGCTGGGTGCGCCAGCTCCTGTTCGGCAAGCGGTACTTCAAGGAAAAATTCGGGGTGGACGTCACGATCGGCTGGAACCCCGATTCCTTCGGCTACAACTGGAACATGCCGCAACTGTACCGCAAGAGCGGCCTCGACGTGTTCATCACTCAGAAGATCTGGTGGAACGACACGACGGTGTTCCCCCATTTCGTGTTCTGGTGGGAGGGCCCCGACGGCACCCGCCTGCTGACCTATTTCCCGCCCGAGGGCTACACCAGCCGGGTGGACCTGGCCGAGAACGCCGACGCTATCACCAAGTACCAGGCCACCACGGGGTGGCAGAACAGCCTGATCCTTTTCGGGCTGGGTGACCACGGCGGCGGACCCAATCGCGAGATCCTCGACCGCGTCCGCCGCTACGGCCGGCTGCCGGTGGCGCCCCAGTACGTGCATGCCAAGGCAGGCGATTTCCTGAAGCAGATTCCCGGCGCCCTGGGCGAGCGGATCCCCGTCTGGCGCGATGAACTCTATCTCGAGTACCATCGCGGCACCTTCACCTCCCAGGCCCAGATCAAGCAGAACAACCGGCGGTGCGAGGCGGACCTGGGCGCGGCGGAAAAGGCGGCCACCTGGGCCCGGCTGCTGGGCGCGGCCTATCCCAAGGCCGACTTGGCCGCGCTCTGGCAGGACGTGCTCACCAACCAGTTTCACGACATCCTGCCCGGCTCCTCCATCACCCCGGTCTACCGGGACGCTCTGGAGACCTATACCACCGTCCGGCGGAAGCTGGGGCGGATCGAAGATCAGGCGCTGCGCCGCGTGGGCGCCGCCGTGGATACGTCGCGGATCGAGGGCATTCCCGTGGTGGTGTTCAATCCGTTGGCCTGGGAACGGTCCGATTTCGTCTCCGCGGAGTTGCCGGCGGCGTCCGGCGAACTGGCGCTGTGGACGGTGGACGGCAAGCCCGTGCCCGCCGAATTCAGCCGGGATGCGGAGACCGGCACGCTCCGCGTCGCCTTCGTGGCCGAGAACGTGCCGTCGCTAGGTTACCGGGTCTTTGTGGCGCGGCCCGGGTCGCCCGGACCGGCGATGATTGAGGTCAAGGCCGACCAGACCTTCCTCGAGAACCGGTGGCACCGTCTGGAGGTAGATCCCGAGAGCGGCCAAATCCGCAGCTTCCGCGACAAGAAGCTGGACCGCGAGTTTGTCGCCCCCGGCCAGGCGATCAACGCACTGCGAATCTATGAGGACATACCGGAAAACTGGGATGCCTGGAACCTGGGCTTCACCGGCCGGGTATGGCCGTTGAACCGGGCGGCCGCCGTGGAGCTGATCCACGCCACGCCGGTGCGCGCCATGCTCCGGGTGCGCCACAACTTCCTGGGCCCCGACAAGGCCCGCTACGCGCCCACCGAGGACTTCCCGTCATCGACCTTCACCCAGACCATCACCGTGTACCGCGCCCTCGACCGCGTGGACATCGCCACCGAGGCCGACTGGTGGGAATCGCATCTGATGCTCAAGGCCGCCTTCCCCGTCGCCGTCACCAGCAACCAGGCCACCTACGAAATCCCGTTCGCCGCCATCGCCCGGAGCACCCGCCGCGAGACGCTGGCCGAGAAAGCCCGCTTCGAGGTGCCGGCCCTGCGCTGGGCCGACCTGGCGGATGCCGCCGGCGGCATCTCCGTACTCAACGACAGCAAGCACGGCTACGACATTCACGGCAGCGAGATCGAACTGTCGCTGCTCCGCGCCCCCATCTGGCCCGATCCCATGGCGGACCGCGGCCGGCACGCGTTCACCTACTCCCTCTACACCCATGCCGGGAGCTGGGCCGACGGCGCAACGGTGCGCCGCGGTGCCGAGCTCAACACGCCGCTCCGGGCGTGGGCGGAGACGCGGCACCCCGGCAAGCTGCCCACCGCGCACAGCTTTGCCGCCGTGGACACTGTCGGCGTCGTCCTCGAGACGGTCAAGCTGGCCGAGGACGGCGACGCCCTGATTTTCCGGTTCTATGAGTCGCTGGGCCGGCCCGACCGGGCCGTGCTCCAGTTGCCCGTCACCCCGGCGAAGGTATCCGAAACCGATCTGATGGAAAATCCGATCCAGGAGCTGGCGCCCGCCGGCCCCACGGTCACCCTCGACTTCGGAAAATTTGAAATCAAGACGCTGCGGGTCGTCCTCCCGCCGCGCTGACGAATCCGGCCGCCGCCTACCGGACGCGTGGCACCGGGACCTCCCGGAGGATCGGCGCCTCCAGCGAGATGAGCGTCTCGGTCGACTGGATCTCGGGGATCGACTGTAGGCGGTCGATGAGCAGGTCGTGCAATCCCCGGGTGCTGCGGGCCACCACCTTTAGGAAAATGTTGTATTTGCCGGTGGTGTAGTGGGCTTCCAGGATTTCCGGCACATCCTGAAGCTGCTTTAACACCTTCTTGTAGTCCCGCGCGTTGTGCAGGTTGATGCCCACGAACGCGCAGACGTCATAGCCGATCCGGACCGGATCGATCACCACCCGCGTCCCGCGGATCACGCCTTGTTCCCTCAGCTTGTTGACCCGCACGTGAATCGTCCCGCCCGAGACCAACAGGTCTCGCGCCAGCTCTTGGAACGGCCGGCGGGCGTCCCGCTGGAGGGCGCGCAGAATGTCTCCATCTAATTTGTCGATCTCGAAATTCGGAACCATTTCTCACCTCTGAAAATTCTAAATCTACAAAATTACGTCTATTTTTATAGTAAAAATATAATAATTATGCCTATTTATAAATTTTACTTTACTAAAATATTTGGATTTCTACAATAACAATAATTTGTTTTTGGAAGGGTCTCATGCACTCACTCTTTGCCCCCGCTCCCGAGCTGGTGAAACTGGAACAGGCCATCTTTTTCATCAAAGATCATTTTCAGCGGTCGCTGGCGCGGGCGCTGCGGTTGACCCGCGTCACCTGCCCTTTGTTTGTGGATCGGAACTCCGGGCTGCAGGACAACCTGAACGGCGTCGAAACTCCGGTGCGGTTCCATGCGACGCAGCTGGGTGACCGGCATCTCGAGGTGGTGCAATCGCTGGCCAAGTGGAAGCGATACGCCCTGTTCCGGTATGGCGTGCCGGCGGGCCGCGGCATCTATTGCGACATGAACGCCCTGCGGCCCGACGAAAGCGACTTGGCCAGCGCCATCCATTCGGTCCATGTGGACCAGTGGGACTGGGAATTGGCCATCCGCCACGAAGACCGCACCTTGGCGACCTTGCAGCACACGGTGGCGCGCATCTTCGCCGCCCTGCGCCGCACGGAACGGGCCGTGTGCCGCCGGCTCGGCATGACGCCGCTGCTGCCGCACCGGATCACCTTCGTCCACAGCGAGGATTTGTGTCGCCAGTACCCGCATCTGACTCCGCGCCAACGTGAGGACCTGGTCTGCCGCCGGCACCAGGCGGTCTTCCTGGTTGGGATCGGCGGCCCCCTGCCTGACGGCGGCAGCCATGACGGACGAGCCCCAGATTACGACGACTGGTCCACTCCCACCGGTGACGGCCGACAGGGTTTGAACGGCGACATTCTCGTATGGAGTCCGGTGCTGCACCGGGCGCTTGAGCTGTCTTCCATGGGTGTCCGGGTGGACGCCGAGGCGCTGGTCCGCCAGTGCACCGTTCGCGGATGTCGCGACCGTTTGAATCTGCCCTGGCACCGGCTGCTGCTGGACGGGCGGCTGCCGGACAGCATCGGTGGCGGAATCGGCCAGTCTCGCCTGTGCATGTTCCTGCTGCGGCGCCGGCATATCGGCGAAGTCCAGGCCAGTCTCTGGCCGGACCACGTGCTCGAGCGCTGCCGGCGGGAGCAGATCCACCTGCTGTGACCGGCG
This genomic window contains:
- a CDS encoding alpha-mannosidase; the encoded protein is MPIVLRLLLIATLAAAGAVLPAQDPAADMAAAKARLQEIAAAVNLTVDGWAWTLDGQAWDDYKLGRGLDASRVGVRARIPCREVVAGVPVLGTPTVLKLKLYARGLVDVTVRQDDRVVQVIRIDGGGDQGVEVVKEVFLNDPPPITGSTIDLEAVNAGRRPPRGEFWPPRRNPLPETGLVFAIRGAEMDYLEARPMVAALRDWVDSLQTAERLIWPELVRYTFTRRPYPIEDRRGVSAERLAQLGAAYARAVQALDLDAVKRGSRDRLDASLKQSLAETVELRRYAQEFKVHLIGNAHIDIAWLWRMAETREVARNTFATVLKNMDEYPELVYAQSQALTYRWMEERDPQLFRQIAQRIADGRWEVVGGTWVEPDCNLISGESWVRQLLFGKRYFKEKFGVDVTIGWNPDSFGYNWNMPQLYRKSGLDVFITQKIWWNDTTVFPHFVFWWEGPDGTRLLTYFPPEGYTSRVDLAENADAITKYQATTGWQNSLILFGLGDHGGGPNREILDRVRRYGRLPVAPQYVHAKAGDFLKQIPGALGERIPVWRDELYLEYHRGTFTSQAQIKQNNRRCEADLGAAEKAATWARLLGAAYPKADLAALWQDVLTNQFHDILPGSSITPVYRDALETYTTVRRKLGRIEDQALRRVGAAVDTSRIEGIPVVVFNPLAWERSDFVSAELPAASGELALWTVDGKPVPAEFSRDAETGTLRVAFVAENVPSLGYRVFVARPGSPGPAMIEVKADQTFLENRWHRLEVDPESGQIRSFRDKKLDREFVAPGQAINALRIYEDIPENWDAWNLGFTGRVWPLNRAAAVELIHATPVRAMLRVRHNFLGPDKARYAPTEDFPSSTFTQTITVYRALDRVDIATEADWWESHLMLKAAFPVAVTSNQATYEIPFAAIARSTRRETLAEKARFEVPALRWADLADAAGGISVLNDSKHGYDIHGSEIELSLLRAPIWPDPMADRGRHAFTYSLYTHAGSWADGATVRRGAELNTPLRAWAETRHPGKLPTAHSFAAVDTVGVVLETVKLAEDGDALIFRFYESLGRPDRAVLQLPVTPAKVSETDLMENPIQELAPAGPTVTLDFGKFEIKTLRVVLPPR
- a CDS encoding AsnC family transcriptional regulator codes for the protein MVPNFEIDKLDGDILRALQRDARRPFQELARDLLVSGGTIHVRVNKLREQGVIRGTRVVIDPVRIGYDVCAFVGINLHNARDYKKVLKQLQDVPEILEAHYTTGKYNIFLKVVARSTRGLHDLLIDRLQSIPEIQSTETLISLEAPILREVPVPRVR
- a CDS encoding aspartate--ammonia ligase — its product is MHSLFAPAPELVKLEQAIFFIKDHFQRSLARALRLTRVTCPLFVDRNSGLQDNLNGVETPVRFHATQLGDRHLEVVQSLAKWKRYALFRYGVPAGRGIYCDMNALRPDESDLASAIHSVHVDQWDWELAIRHEDRTLATLQHTVARIFAALRRTERAVCRRLGMTPLLPHRITFVHSEDLCRQYPHLTPRQREDLVCRRHQAVFLVGIGGPLPDGGSHDGRAPDYDDWSTPTGDGRQGLNGDILVWSPVLHRALELSSMGVRVDAEALVRQCTVRGCRDRLNLPWHRLLLDGRLPDSIGGGIGQSRLCMFLLRRRHIGEVQASLWPDHVLERCRREQIHLL